In a single window of the Helicobacter felis ATCC 49179 genome:
- a CDS encoding DNA-directed RNA polymerase subunit alpha, translated as MKVIKVAPQAPMDISVEKISDRHIKVCVSAFEAGYAITLAHPLRRFLLLSSVGYAPIGIKVEGVNHEFDSLRGISEDMALFIANLKNIRLVGKHLDSAQNDQVVVHYTFKGPAKLSGKDLENEEISVVNHDAYLATINEDAHLEFSLIVQKGMGYVPSESIRGYISSDYIPLDAYFTPIKKVVYNIENMLVDGNPNFEKLIFEIESDGQVDPQRAFQEAIRTMNAQMHIFNTNIADYKGNAHLEEGLERDLLMEIEGLNLSARCFNCLDKIGLKYVGELVLMDAYELKNIKNLGKKSYDEIAEKLEGLGYPVGSEISAEFRASLETKLDKIKNQES; from the coding sequence ATGAAAGTGATTAAAGTAGCTCCACAAGCACCTATGGATATCAGTGTGGAGAAGATTAGCGATAGACACATCAAAGTGTGTGTCTCTGCCTTTGAAGCGGGTTATGCTATCACACTAGCCCACCCTCTAAGACGATTCTTGCTCTTAAGTTCTGTAGGCTATGCACCCATTGGGATCAAAGTTGAAGGGGTTAACCACGAGTTTGACTCGTTGCGCGGGATTTCTGAGGATATGGCTTTGTTTATCGCCAATTTGAAGAATATCCGCTTGGTTGGCAAGCATTTAGACAGCGCCCAGAACGATCAAGTGGTGGTGCATTATACTTTCAAAGGCCCAGCCAAATTAAGCGGTAAAGATTTAGAAAACGAAGAAATTAGCGTGGTCAACCATGATGCCTATCTAGCCACAATCAATGAAGATGCGCATTTAGAGTTTTCTCTTATTGTGCAAAAGGGCATGGGATATGTGCCTTCCGAGAGCATTCGAGGCTACATTTCTAGCGATTATATCCCCCTAGATGCCTATTTTACACCTATTAAAAAAGTGGTTTATAACATTGAAAACATGCTCGTGGATGGCAATCCCAATTTCGAGAAACTCATTTTTGAGATTGAGAGCGATGGGCAAGTAGACCCTCAACGCGCCTTCCAAGAGGCAATTAGAACCATGAACGCCCAAATGCACATCTTTAACACAAATATTGCCGATTACAAAGGCAATGCCCATTTAGAAGAGGGCTTGGAGAGAGACCTCTTGATGGAAATTGAGGGGCTGAATTTGAGCGCGAGATGCTTTAATTGCTTGGATAAAATCGGGCTTAAGTATGTGGGCGAGTTAGTGCTTATGGACGCTTACGAGCTCAAAAATATTAAAAATCTTGGCAAGAAGTCTTATGATGAAATTGCTGAAAAATTAGAGGGATTGGGTTATCCTGTAGGTTCTGAAATTTCAGCAGAGTTCAGGGCATCTTTAGAGACCAAGTTAGATAAAATCAAAAATCAGGAGAGTTAA
- the lysS gene encoding lysine--tRNA ligase yields the protein MFSNPYIQQRIQKGDLLRSLAQNPYNNQVQRTLSNAQFLEAFKTLTEGQKDPASSHALVGRVRFIRLMGKACFLKIEDQSALVQVYLSQNDLGKEAFDSFKKCVEVGDIVNVEGYPFVTKTNELSLHATSYKILTKAIVPLPEKFHGLSDIELRYRQRYVDLIANPEVKEVFKTRSQIVAIIRRFFEQKGFLEVETPMMHPIAGGANARPFITYHNALEVERYLRIAPELYLKRLVVGGFEAVFEINRNFRNEGMDHSHNPEFTMLEFYWAYKTYEDLIALTKELFEELLQALNLPTQITYQEHTIDFSAIRVLGFKQALIEIGGLENSIVENSALLQAFLEKQGVKLEGLITHGKLLAEAFDLCVESKLINPTFITEYPIEISPLARRNDTDPNIADRFELFIAGKEIANGFSELNDPLDQYQRFEEQVRAKESGDEEAQFMDSDYVWALGHGMPPTAGEGIGIDRLVMLLTNSKTIKDVILFPAMKPENKDKHV from the coding sequence ATGTTTAGTAATCCTTATATCCAGCAACGCATCCAAAAGGGTGATCTTCTACGCTCATTGGCGCAGAACCCTTATAACAACCAAGTCCAACGCACTCTAAGCAATGCGCAGTTTTTAGAAGCTTTTAAAACCCTCACAGAGGGGCAAAAAGACCCCGCTAGCTCCCATGCTTTAGTGGGACGGGTGCGCTTTATCCGTTTGATGGGCAAGGCTTGTTTTCTAAAAATAGAAGATCAAAGTGCGCTCGTGCAGGTGTATTTGTCTCAAAATGACTTGGGTAAAGAGGCCTTTGATAGCTTTAAAAAATGTGTAGAAGTGGGCGACATTGTGAATGTGGAGGGTTATCCCTTTGTTACTAAGACCAATGAGCTTAGTCTACACGCCACTTCTTATAAAATACTCACTAAAGCCATCGTACCTTTGCCTGAAAAGTTTCATGGATTAAGCGATATTGAATTGCGCTACCGCCAACGCTATGTGGACTTGATCGCCAACCCGGAAGTTAAAGAGGTTTTTAAAACTCGTAGCCAAATTGTGGCGATCATCCGCCGTTTTTTTGAGCAAAAGGGCTTTTTAGAGGTGGAAACCCCGATGATGCACCCCATTGCCGGAGGAGCCAACGCGCGCCCCTTTATCACCTACCACAACGCCCTAGAGGTGGAGCGTTATTTGCGCATTGCCCCTGAATTGTATCTAAAACGCCTTGTAGTTGGGGGGTTTGAAGCGGTGTTTGAGATCAACCGCAATTTTAGAAATGAGGGCATGGATCACTCCCACAACCCCGAATTTACCATGCTGGAATTTTATTGGGCGTATAAAACCTATGAAGACCTAATCGCGCTCACCAAAGAGCTCTTTGAAGAATTATTACAAGCGTTAAATTTACCCACACAGATCACTTACCAAGAGCACACCATCGATTTTAGCGCGATAAGAGTGCTAGGTTTTAAACAGGCTCTTATAGAGATTGGAGGGTTAGAAAATAGCATAGTAGAGAATAGTGCGCTTTTGCAAGCTTTCTTGGAAAAGCAGGGGGTTAAGCTGGAAGGTTTAATCACACATGGCAAATTGCTCGCTGAAGCCTTTGATTTGTGCGTGGAATCTAAGCTGATCAATCCTACTTTTATTACGGAATATCCCATTGAAATCAGTCCTCTAGCGCGCCGTAACGACACAGACCCTAACATTGCCGATCGCTTCGAGCTCTTCATCGCGGGTAAAGAGATCGCCAATGGGTTTAGCGAACTCAACGATCCCCTAGATCAATACCAACGCTTTGAAGAACAGGTGAGAGCAAAAGAGAGCGGGGATGAAGAGGCGCAATTTATGGATAGCGACTATGTGTGGGCCCTAGGGCATGGCATGCCTCCTACAGCCGGGGAAGGGATTGGCATTGATCGCTTGGTGATGTTGCTCACCAATTCTAAAACTATCAAAGATGTAATTTTATTCCCTGCAATGAAACCTGAAAATAAGGACAAACATGTCTAA
- the lnt gene encoding apolipoprotein N-acyltransferase: MLVATESLLAPLSVLVYLCVEKRRAFGFGFLVGLGMFYWSALSFRYSDYSFLVPLMIALVALCYGGVFYLLCWRSSPIYRVLSLWLASYIHPFGFDWFVPESLFAYSVFKVDKLSFLCILSAIALLKPQPEGERLLFLKSHTHFYTKFLASFLLALSIDWQPQAIPPILPPMQVVTTHTAQDVKWQQTHLDTIVAQNFQTIQKAIVAHKSIVILPETAFPFVLNTSEVLSDLLALSEKITIITGGLYKKGHIIYNSTYVFHNNTYQYAHKVILAPFGETMPLPKFLANYLDSVFFGPNAFKLGSGEVFKNFDIAGFKFRPLVCYEGTSMQAYPHSPQTFIVISNNGWFVPSIEPFLQRMLLKYYARRFQKIIIHSTNLSPSYILMPTLLGDQNKDF, encoded by the coding sequence TTGCTTGTAGCCACAGAGAGTTTGTTAGCCCCTCTAAGCGTATTGGTTTATTTGTGCGTAGAGAAACGCAGGGCTTTTGGGTTTGGATTTTTAGTAGGCCTAGGGATGTTTTATTGGTCTGCTCTGAGTTTTCGCTACAGCGATTATAGCTTTCTTGTTCCCTTAATGATCGCCCTTGTCGCTCTTTGTTATGGCGGAGTGTTTTACCTGCTTTGTTGGCGTTCTTCTCCTATTTATCGCGTGCTTAGTCTTTGGCTAGCTAGCTATATCCACCCCTTTGGCTTTGACTGGTTTGTGCCTGAGTCTCTTTTTGCCTACTCTGTATTCAAAGTGGATAAACTCAGCTTTTTATGCATTCTTAGCGCTATCGCTCTTTTAAAACCCCAACCAGAAGGGGAGCGGCTTTTATTCTTAAAATCTCACACACATTTCTATACCAAGTTCCTAGCCTCTTTTCTGCTGGCCTTGAGTATAGATTGGCAACCCCAAGCCATCCCCCCTATTTTGCCCCCTATGCAGGTGGTAACTACCCACACCGCCCAAGATGTCAAATGGCAACAAACCCATTTAGACACCATCGTAGCACAAAATTTCCAAACGATCCAAAAAGCCATCGTGGCACACAAAAGTATCGTTATTTTGCCTGAAACCGCCTTTCCCTTTGTGCTTAATACAAGTGAGGTGCTTTCTGATTTGCTTGCTTTGAGCGAAAAAATAACTATCATCACCGGCGGACTCTATAAGAAGGGTCATATCATCTACAACTCCACTTATGTGTTTCACAACAACACCTATCAATACGCCCACAAGGTGATTTTAGCCCCCTTTGGAGAAACCATGCCTCTCCCCAAATTCTTAGCTAATTATCTTGACTCGGTTTTCTTTGGTCCTAATGCTTTCAAATTGGGAAGCGGGGAAGTCTTTAAAAATTTTGACATCGCGGGCTTCAAATTTAGGCCCTTAGTTTGTTACGAAGGCACTTCCATGCAGGCATACCCACACAGCCCGCAAACTTTCATTGTCATTAGCAATAATGGTTGGTTTGTGCCCAGTATTGAACCCTTTTTGCAAAGAATGCTTTTAAAATATTATGCGCGGCGTTTTCAAAAAATCATTATCCACAGCACCAATCTTTCTCCCTCCTATATCTTAATGCCTACTCTCCTAGGCGATCAAAACAAGGATTTTTAA
- the rplQ gene encoding 50S ribosomal protein L17 — MRHQNRFRKLGRTSAHRKALLKNLAISLITHEKIETGVFKAKELQSYIEKLVSIARKGDFNAHRYVFSYLQDKHATHKLVTELAPKYATRNGGYTSIHRTAIRRGDASILASIAFV, encoded by the coding sequence ATGCGACACCAGAATCGTTTTAGAAAATTGGGCCGCACCAGCGCGCATCGAAAGGCCTTGCTCAAAAATCTTGCCATTTCTTTAATCACACATGAGAAAATTGAAACAGGGGTTTTCAAAGCAAAGGAATTGCAATCTTATATTGAAAAGCTCGTAAGCATAGCTAGAAAGGGCGATTTTAACGCGCATCGCTATGTGTTTTCTTATCTACAAGACAAACACGCCACTCATAAGCTAGTAACCGAGCTGGCCCCCAAATACGCCACCCGCAATGGGGGTTATACCAGTATCCACAGAACAGCTATTAGAAGGGGTGATGCTTCCATCTTAGCTTCTATTGCTTTTGTTTAA
- a CDS encoding RidA family protein, whose protein sequence is MPSKQQVNTEHAPKAIGPYSQAIKSGGFVFVSGQLGIDPKSGEFAGGIKEQTKQAMENMRAILQEAGLGFSAVVKTTILLKDLEDFAVVNEIYGSYFSEPYPARATFQVAKLPKDGLVEIEAIAKA, encoded by the coding sequence ATGCCATCAAAACAACAAGTCAATACAGAACACGCCCCAAAAGCCATCGGCCCCTATTCCCAAGCCATTAAAAGCGGGGGGTTTGTTTTTGTTTCTGGGCAACTGGGTATCGATCCTAAAAGTGGAGAATTTGCTGGAGGAATCAAGGAGCAGACCAAGCAAGCGATGGAAAACATGCGCGCCATTCTCCAAGAAGCGGGCTTAGGTTTTAGTGCGGTGGTTAAAACGACTATCTTGCTTAAAGACTTAGAAGATTTCGCGGTGGTGAATGAAATTTACGGGAGCTATTTTAGCGAGCCCTACCCCGCGCGCGCGACTTTTCAGGTAGCCAAGCTTCCTAAAGATGGATTAGTAGAGATTGAAGCGATCGCCAAAGCATAG
- a CDS encoding outer membrane family protein yields the protein MPESFLLFVPLFLYALDYQVSGQMGSFSRIGFNNSPINSAKGLYPTGSYVTAIGALQIDMDLLPKSIDTQRLKVGIGGELGGLAYDSTKTLVDQSGDNSEFQPANWYYMGRWEGYLMNAPWRHSRYEDSVHAKNYILYNAYLDYSYKDIFGIKLGRYVSKEALFLRGFNQGFEAFVQFKHLKLVWFSTYGRGLANIQFIRDFYAPVSYEFPDGRRTNYGMHALSLAWNSKHFTVMPFLWFYPKNFNAPGLQANAIFTPGKWKIQTDVFAWFPIYSATLAKTYYRGNLVGKNTATLLVRQRFYIHDYYFGWGVYKNFGNANAQLGWNGSPVSFDTTDDTPYEDAYTNLYDANALTAHALIGGKFKNFSWFLLGKITTGPRAYAQSLGLTCKYDWKHLHLMLRINGYQISMHRGYKVAYFDAPNQKFAPSTQDRSYMMTSLSYDFKLH from the coding sequence TTGCCTGAGTCTTTTTTGCTTTTTGTCCCTCTGTTCCTCTACGCCTTAGATTATCAGGTAAGTGGGCAGATGGGATCCTTTTCACGCATAGGTTTTAATAATTCCCCCATCAATTCTGCTAAGGGACTCTACCCCACGGGCAGTTATGTTACAGCTATTGGTGCATTGCAAATAGATATGGATTTGTTGCCCAAGTCCATAGACACCCAACGCTTGAAAGTAGGCATTGGGGGCGAGTTAGGTGGCTTGGCTTACGACTCGACAAAGACACTTGTCGATCAGAGTGGGGACAATTCAGAATTTCAACCGGCTAACTGGTATTATATGGGGCGTTGGGAGGGGTATTTGATGAACGCTCCTTGGAGACACTCGCGCTATGAGGATAGCGTGCATGCCAAAAACTACATTCTTTATAACGCCTATTTGGATTATAGCTATAAAGATATTTTTGGTATCAAGCTAGGGCGTTATGTGAGCAAAGAGGCTCTATTTCTAAGAGGCTTTAATCAGGGATTTGAAGCGTTTGTCCAATTCAAACATCTTAAGCTTGTGTGGTTTAGCACTTATGGGCGTGGGTTGGCTAATATCCAATTCATTCGGGATTTTTATGCGCCTGTGAGCTATGAGTTTCCTGATGGCAGACGCACTAATTATGGCATGCATGCTCTCAGTCTAGCTTGGAACTCCAAGCACTTTACTGTCATGCCATTTTTATGGTTTTATCCCAAAAATTTCAACGCGCCCGGTCTGCAGGCTAATGCGATCTTTACTCCGGGAAAATGGAAAATACAAACAGATGTCTTTGCGTGGTTTCCCATTTATAGTGCCACTCTAGCAAAAACCTACTATCGGGGTAATTTAGTGGGCAAAAATACCGCAACTCTATTGGTGCGCCAACGCTTTTACATCCATGATTATTACTTTGGTTGGGGTGTTTATAAGAATTTTGGTAATGCTAATGCGCAACTTGGATGGAATGGATCACCCGTGTCTTTTGACACCACGGATGACACCCCCTATGAAGATGCTTACACTAACCTCTATGATGCTAACGCCCTCACTGCCCACGCTCTCATAGGGGGCAAGTTTAAAAACTTTTCTTGGTTTCTCTTGGGCAAGATCACCACAGGTCCTAGGGCGTATGCGCAAAGTTTGGGCCTCACTTGCAAATACGATTGGAAGCATCTACATTTGATGTTGCGTATCAATGGCTATCAAATTTCTATGCACAGGGGTTATAAGGTGGCTTATTTTGACGCGCCTAATCAAAAATTTGCCCCCTCCACTCAAGATCGTAGCTATATGATGACATCCTTAAGCTATGATTTTAAACTACACTAG
- a CDS encoding CvpA family protein: MDYIDVALVAIVLIAGIRGFYNGLIDEIAGILGIVCGVWLGSRFANDAGVLFSTHVHNFHNTSIESLIGFTIVLAGVWIAFLIGGVIVSKAVGLSNLGAIDRVLGFFFACAKIYLVFAFLLYGVSHFSFMKPLDTYLRAHSQFYPTMQEVASYVMRRPEVQKLGETIQNKANEVKQKSQDAFPSN, translated from the coding sequence ATGGATTATATTGATGTGGCTTTAGTTGCTATTGTTCTTATTGCAGGTATTCGTGGTTTTTATAATGGCCTGATCGATGAAATTGCAGGCATTCTAGGAATTGTGTGTGGGGTGTGGTTGGGTTCTAGGTTTGCTAACGATGCAGGCGTGTTGTTCTCTACCCATGTGCATAATTTTCATAACACATCTATAGAAAGTCTTATCGGCTTTACGATTGTCTTAGCCGGTGTTTGGATCGCCTTTTTGATTGGAGGGGTGATCGTGAGCAAGGCGGTTGGGCTGAGTAACTTGGGAGCTATTGATAGGGTTTTGGGGTTTTTCTTTGCCTGCGCAAAGATATATCTTGTATTCGCTTTCTTGCTCTATGGGGTTTCTCATTTTAGCTTTATGAAACCTTTGGATACCTATCTGCGCGCCCACAGCCAGTTTTACCCCACCATGCAAGAGGTGGCCTCCTATGTGATGCGCCGACCTGAAGTGCAAAAACTAGGGGAAACCATTCAGAATAAAGCCAATGAAGTCAAACAAAAGAGTCAAGACGCATTTCCATCTAACTAA
- the rpsD gene encoding 30S ribosomal protein S4, whose amino-acid sequence MARYRGAVEKLERRFGISLFLKGERRLSGKSALDKRAYGPGQHGQRRGKISDYGLQLREKQKAKAMYGISEKQFRSIFREANRMEGNTGENLVRLLERRLDNVVYRMGFATTRSFARQLVTHGHILVDGKRMDIPSAFIKSGQKIEIKEKSKENPQITRAVELTNQVGIVPWIDVDKDKKFGIFTRYPERDEVSLPLEERLIVELYSK is encoded by the coding sequence ATGGCAAGATATAGAGGTGCAGTTGAGAAATTAGAACGCCGTTTTGGGATTTCTTTATTTCTTAAGGGTGAACGCCGTTTGAGCGGCAAGAGCGCGTTGGATAAACGCGCCTATGGTCCCGGACAACACGGGCAAAGACGCGGCAAGATTTCAGACTATGGCTTGCAATTACGCGAAAAGCAAAAAGCTAAAGCGATGTATGGCATTTCGGAAAAGCAGTTCCGCTCGATTTTTAGAGAAGCCAATCGTATGGAGGGCAATACGGGGGAAAATTTAGTCCGCTTGTTAGAGCGCCGCTTAGACAATGTGGTTTATCGCATGGGTTTTGCAACAACGCGTAGTTTTGCGCGCCAGCTCGTAACACATGGACATATTTTGGTGGATGGTAAGCGCATGGATATTCCTTCCGCCTTTATTAAGAGTGGGCAAAAGATCGAAATCAAAGAAAAAAGCAAGGAAAACCCTCAAATCACGCGCGCAGTGGAACTCACCAATCAAGTGGGGATCGTGCCTTGGATTGATGTGGACAAGGATAAAAAGTTTGGCATTTTCACCCGTTATCCTGAAAGAGATGAAGTGAGCTTGCCTCTTGAAGAGAGATTGATTGTTGAGCTCTATTCTAAATAA
- a CDS encoding ABC transporter ATP-binding protein: MLEATHLGHRFEHWLYQDIHLQAKAGESIALLGVSGSGKSSLLNHLSTMLPPLEGHVRLLEHPNIYALPLKTLLDIRRHHVGIIFQAHYLFKGFNALENLQVASILSQQPIQKELLETLGIAHVLSQSVGELSGGQQQRLSIARILTKKPKIIFADEPTGNLDSTTALGVMEAMQNYIHTQQGALILATHDEKMARHCTRTYLLENQRLRLV; the protein is encoded by the coding sequence ATGTTAGAAGCCACGCATTTAGGCCATCGTTTTGAGCACTGGCTCTATCAAGACATCCATTTGCAAGCAAAAGCGGGCGAATCCATCGCATTATTGGGAGTGAGTGGGAGTGGAAAATCCAGTCTTTTAAACCATCTCTCAACCATGTTGCCACCCTTAGAGGGGCATGTGCGCTTATTAGAGCACCCCAATATCTACGCCTTGCCTCTTAAAACTCTCCTAGATATTCGCCGCCACCATGTAGGAATTATTTTCCAAGCACATTATCTCTTTAAGGGTTTCAACGCCCTAGAAAATCTTCAAGTGGCTTCAATTTTGAGCCAACAACCTATTCAAAAGGAGCTATTAGAAACATTGGGCATAGCCCATGTGCTCTCTCAAAGCGTGGGGGAACTCAGTGGAGGGCAACAACAACGCCTCTCTATCGCGCGTATTCTCACCAAGAAACCCAAGATTATCTTTGCTGATGAGCCTACAGGAAACTTAGACAGCACTACAGCTTTAGGAGTTATGGAGGCGATGCAAAACTATATCCACACCCAACAAGGCGCGTTGATCCTAGCCACTCATGATGAGAAAATGGCGCGCCATTGCACGCGCACCTATCTTTTAGAAAACCAACGCTTACGCCTAGTGTAG
- a CDS encoding DUF1882 domain-containing protein, whose amino-acid sequence MVEMDLQLIKMQTSHYYLKQSGLGERVTYLGRCYYDKFERVDATLTSMLIQKHWRKEITLAHNLILPNNKVENIVFDYNGRTPDRFYHKAQLLLREEGFMNFTAYETSTPGHLHLYVHKGHTELGEGYRLAKTLSMKLAQGLPNEWRTFPSSDLPPQFNILVLPYDVFAKERGASWARHM is encoded by the coding sequence ATGGTAGAGATGGATTTACAGCTCATTAAAATGCAGACAAGTCATTACTATCTCAAGCAATCTGGTCTTGGAGAGCGCGTTACCTACTTAGGCCGTTGTTATTACGATAAATTTGAGCGAGTCGATGCCACTCTAACCTCTATGCTCATTCAAAAGCATTGGCGTAAGGAAATCACTCTTGCCCATAATTTAATCCTCCCTAATAATAAAGTAGAAAATATTGTTTTTGATTACAATGGACGCACTCCCGATCGTTTCTATCACAAGGCGCAGTTACTCTTGAGAGAAGAAGGCTTTATGAATTTTACCGCCTATGAAACCAGCACCCCCGGACATTTACATCTTTATGTGCATAAGGGACATACCGAACTTGGCGAGGGTTACCGCCTAGCTAAGACTCTCTCCATGAAACTTGCGCAAGGCTTGCCCAATGAATGGCGGACTTTTCCTAGTAGCGATCTCCCTCCTCAGTTTAATATTTTGGTATTACCCTATGATGTGTTTGCGAAGGAAAGAGGGGCAAGCTGGGCGCGGCATATGTAG
- a CDS encoding SPOR domain-containing protein codes for MDNSESNQDFNINKRQFDEAIEEHEKGSKLKKILLGGAVSLIILGVVLVVFYKSTREPSKNPPLTHDLGLQKADPNTFNQSNFESLTLDSSPKKEEDKFDQIVKDIQAKQAQKMPETPVMLPASPLDKPTPPPAPPTPKAETHPKTAPKRTEHKEVKTANHEKRVSHAHEKTKHEKEKHEKHEKVAHKTPEKHPVKPPHKTEAKPVVKKAPPAPKEAPKVAKAEAKIPPPPPSKKQEMPIDHVKPEKVSKPEIKPVNAVPKGFYLQVGVFSKIPNVKFMEAFMKYPHQIQDLSNGQKRYLIGPYGTKSQADAKMEEIKNNISKPVHMEVK; via the coding sequence ATGGACAACTCAGAATCTAATCAAGACTTCAATATCAATAAAAGACAATTTGATGAAGCGATCGAAGAGCACGAAAAAGGTTCTAAACTTAAAAAAATCTTGCTAGGCGGGGCTGTAAGTCTTATTATCCTAGGTGTGGTGTTGGTGGTGTTTTACAAAAGCACCCGTGAGCCCTCTAAAAACCCTCCTCTAACTCATGATTTAGGCTTACAAAAAGCAGACCCTAACACTTTTAATCAAAGCAATTTTGAGAGTCTCACTTTGGACTCATCTCCCAAAAAAGAAGAAGACAAGTTTGATCAAATTGTCAAGGACATTCAGGCCAAACAAGCTCAAAAGATGCCCGAAACCCCTGTTATGCTCCCAGCTAGTCCCTTAGACAAACCCACCCCTCCACCTGCCCCACCTACTCCAAAGGCAGAAACGCATCCAAAAACTGCACCCAAAAGAACAGAGCACAAAGAGGTTAAGACTGCCAACCATGAAAAACGCGTCTCCCATGCGCATGAAAAAACCAAGCATGAAAAAGAAAAACATGAGAAACACGAAAAAGTTGCGCACAAGACTCCCGAGAAACACCCTGTAAAGCCTCCTCATAAAACTGAGGCAAAGCCGGTGGTCAAAAAAGCACCCCCAGCCCCCAAAGAGGCTCCAAAAGTCGCTAAGGCTGAAGCAAAAATTCCACCCCCTCCACCCTCCAAAAAGCAAGAGATGCCCATCGATCATGTAAAACCTGAAAAGGTAAGCAAACCTGAAATCAAACCTGTAAATGCGGTGCCTAAAGGTTTTTATTTACAAGTGGGTGTGTTTAGCAAGATTCCTAATGTAAAATTTATGGAGGCTTTTATGAAATACCCCCATCAAATCCAAGACCTCAGTAATGGCCAAAAACGCTACCTTATTGGACCTTATGGCACTAAAAGTCAGGCCGATGCCAAGATGGAAGAAATCAAGAACAATATTTCCAAGCCTGTGCACATGGAAGTTAAGTAA
- a CDS encoding serine hydroxymethyltransferase, whose protein sequence is MSKVFHLEQSDPEIFNLIEAELTRQSEHLEMIASENYTFESVMEAMGSVLTNKYAEGYPFKRYYGGCEVVDQVEKLAIERAKTLFNCQFANVQPHSGSQANMAIYHALLKPHDKILSMELSSGGHLTHASKVSVTGQHFQGFHYGVNQEGWIDYEEVLKIAQIVRPKLLVCGFSAYPREIDFKRFREIADSVGALLMGDVAHIAGLVVAGEHPHPFPHCHVVSSTTHKTLRGPRGGLILSNDEELAKKIDKALFPGTQGGPLMHVIAAKAVGFLENLKPTWKTYAQQVKANTQVLVEGLLKHGFDLVSGGSDNHLLLMRFKDFSGKEAEEALGRVGIIVNKNTVPQETRSPFITSGIRLGSPALTSRGMSTTEFAFIADKIAEVLHNLNADHSSIKEEIKALTQGFQVYNQAIF, encoded by the coding sequence ATGTCTAAAGTTTTCCATTTGGAACAGAGCGATCCAGAAATTTTTAATCTAATTGAGGCTGAGTTAACGCGCCAAAGCGAGCATTTGGAGATGATCGCTAGTGAAAATTATACTTTTGAGAGTGTGATGGAAGCGATGGGGAGCGTGCTTACCAATAAGTATGCAGAGGGGTATCCTTTTAAGCGTTATTATGGGGGCTGTGAAGTAGTAGATCAGGTGGAAAAATTAGCCATTGAGCGGGCTAAGACATTATTTAATTGCCAATTTGCCAATGTGCAACCCCATTCGGGCAGTCAAGCCAATATGGCAATCTACCACGCTTTGCTAAAACCCCATGACAAGATTTTGAGTATGGAGCTTAGCAGTGGTGGGCATTTAACCCACGCCTCTAAGGTGAGTGTTACCGGACAGCATTTTCAGGGTTTTCACTATGGAGTGAACCAAGAAGGCTGGATCGATTATGAAGAGGTGCTTAAAATTGCCCAAATCGTGCGCCCTAAATTATTAGTTTGTGGGTTCTCAGCCTACCCTAGAGAAATCGATTTCAAGCGCTTTAGAGAAATTGCCGACTCTGTGGGCGCGTTGTTGATGGGCGATGTGGCTCACATTGCCGGGCTGGTGGTGGCAGGCGAACACCCCCACCCCTTCCCTCACTGCCATGTAGTCAGTAGCACCACACATAAAACTCTCAGAGGTCCTAGAGGGGGCTTGATTCTTAGCAATGATGAGGAATTGGCCAAGAAGATCGACAAAGCCCTTTTTCCGGGCACTCAAGGGGGGCCTTTGATGCATGTGATTGCAGCTAAGGCAGTGGGATTCTTAGAGAACTTAAAACCTACTTGGAAGACCTACGCCCAACAGGTTAAAGCCAACACGCAAGTTTTGGTTGAGGGGCTTTTAAAACATGGGTTTGACTTAGTCAGTGGCGGGAGTGATAACCATTTATTACTCATGCGTTTTAAAGATTTTAGCGGAAAAGAGGCTGAAGAGGCTTTGGGAAGGGTTGGTATCATTGTGAATAAAAACACTGTGCCACAAGAAACAAGAAGCCCTTTTATCACGAGCGGCATTCGCTTAGGATCACCCGCACTCACAAGTCGAGGCATGAGCACAACAGAGTTTGCTTTTATTGCAGATAAGATTGCCGAAGTTTTGCACAATCTCAACGCAGATCACAGCTCCATTAAAGAGGAAATTAAGGCCTTGACACAAGGGTTTCAGGTCTATAATCAAGCAATTTTTTAA